In Synergistaceae bacterium, a genomic segment contains:
- a CDS encoding DUF4115 domain-containing protein, whose translation MTEGNSALEELGRLITERRESIGMTLETVFDRTKIRPEYLRGIEEGNYTNFPELVYTKGFVRTYLKLINAEDLQDDFMKQLDRAFIPNSRKQELQRQRGINNMLGNGSSVPKGFKAASHFWIFLVLVLALVGTGAYVWYAVNYSGLDLRNLKLFNFSGSSNNGLFDVPDNSSNDVITNLSRDVAANPVSVDKRVVSSEPVKKPEPVKPSLEIRAINDVWLSVAFGNAQPVFRRTLRRGDSMKWDLNAPARVVFGRPTSAQVILNGKDLGIVNRAAKKSETHIYNPDGTTQKIK comes from the coding sequence TTGACAGAAGGTAACAGCGCCTTAGAGGAACTAGGAAGATTAATAACAGAACGCCGCGAAAGTATCGGGATGACTCTTGAAACAGTCTTTGACCGTACCAAGATTAGACCTGAATATTTGCGCGGTATTGAAGAAGGAAATTATACGAATTTTCCCGAACTCGTTTACACAAAAGGTTTTGTCAGAACGTATTTAAAGCTGATAAACGCTGAAGATTTGCAGGACGATTTTATGAAGCAGCTTGACCGGGCATTTATACCAAATTCGCGAAAACAGGAATTACAGAGGCAGCGCGGAATTAATAACATGCTCGGCAACGGTTCATCAGTCCCGAAAGGTTTTAAAGCAGCGTCTCACTTCTGGATATTTCTTGTTTTAGTGCTTGCTCTTGTTGGAACGGGTGCTTATGTCTGGTACGCCGTTAATTACAGCGGGTTAGACTTGCGGAATCTGAAATTATTTAATTTTTCAGGAAGCAGCAACAACGGATTATTTGACGTTCCGGACAACTCTTCAAACGATGTAATTACTAATTTAAGCCGTGATGTTGCAGCAAATCCCGTTTCAGTTGATAAAAGAGTCGTCAGCAGTGAACCGGTCAAGAAGCCCGAACCTGTGAAGCCTTCATTAGAGATTCGCGCAATAAATGATGTATGGCTTAGTGTTGCATTTGGGAACGCACAGCCCGTTTTTAGACGTACACTCAGACGCGGGGACTCGATGAAATGGGATTTGAATGCGCCCGCAAGAGTCGTGTTTGGCCGGCCTACTTCAGCACAGGTTATCTTGAACGGCAAAGATTTAGGCATTGTGAACAGAGCAGCTAAGAAGTCAGAGACTCATATTTATAACCCCGACGGAACTACGCAGAAAATAAAATAA
- a CDS encoding zinc metallopeptidase encodes MLGYGLDPTIIIVIPALLLSMWAQSRVSSTFNQFSRVQARSNVTADNVARMLLTLYGMGNMPINHVSGSLTDHYDPRNRTLNLSDSVYNSRSIASIGVAAHEVGHAIQHLESYSPLIFRNSIVPAVNLASSASIPLFMIGLIMGSMTLVNIGIILFTGTLIFHLVTLPVEINASSRALKLLEQTHTLDSQELSGAKKVLTAAAWTYISAALMSVLQLVRLLMIRNSRRR; translated from the coding sequence ATGTTAGGCTATGGGCTTGACCCGACAATAATTATTGTAATACCGGCTTTATTATTATCGATGTGGGCGCAGTCGCGTGTGAGTTCGACATTTAATCAATTCAGCCGCGTACAGGCTCGCAGCAATGTTACAGCCGACAACGTTGCAAGAATGTTATTAACTCTTTACGGAATGGGAAATATGCCTATAAATCACGTTTCGGGATCTCTAACGGATCACTATGACCCACGCAACAGGACTCTAAATCTTTCCGACAGCGTTTATAATTCACGGAGTATAGCGTCAATCGGTGTAGCAGCTCACGAGGTCGGGCACGCGATTCAGCATTTAGAGTCATATTCGCCGTTGATATTCAGAAATTCAATAGTTCCCGCCGTAAATCTTGCGTCAAGTGCTTCAATACCGTTATTTATGATAGGGCTTATTATGGGCAGCATGACACTTGTAAATATCGGGATAATTTTATTCACGGGGACTCTGATATTTCATCTTGTTACATTGCCGGTGGAGATTAACGCGAGTTCGAGAGCATTGAAATTATTAGAGCAGACTCACACGTTAGACTCGCAGGAATTATCGGGCGCAAAAAAAGTATTGACTGCAGCAGCATGGACTTATATATCGGCGGCTTTGATGTCGGTCTTACAGCTGGTAAGGTTATTGATGATTCGTAATTCACGGAGGCGTTAA
- a CDS encoding AI-2E family transporter — protein MKLFQSLMGFISAVVLCVVLHVASNMFIPLVIAWFILQILRPVIKIGKTLRLNPWLNITLVFATLTIAGLVGFKFVAVQVVEFGRVYDAYSDKLIEWFINLLKTLSIPPEAVKNFNWMGLLQDNARNISELVIALSSKFVLTLVFLMFMMLEAPYLQEKINKAFGRNAERVQKILSTISEQVSRYLGTLALISFVTGVCAWIVLTVLDVRLAAGWGVLTFLLNFIPTVGSIIATIPPVVMAVIQFSPGLFKPVLVLVSLTTIQLTIGNIITPKVMGDRLGVSPVVILLSLLLWGMIWGIPGALLSTPIVSIIKIVCENIPSLNFIAVLIGSGDFVRRSPVITEKNSRVPEITSAVKEKIANAAKKIGRKSQEKRK, from the coding sequence ATGAAATTATTTCAGAGTCTGATGGGATTCATTTCGGCTGTAGTGCTTTGCGTTGTGCTGCATGTCGCAAGTAATATGTTTATTCCGCTTGTTATTGCATGGTTTATTTTACAAATTCTGCGTCCTGTCATAAAAATCGGCAAAACTTTAAGGCTTAATCCGTGGCTTAATATTACGCTTGTATTTGCGACTCTCACTATTGCGGGACTCGTAGGATTTAAATTTGTTGCTGTTCAGGTTGTCGAGTTCGGGCGGGTCTATGACGCTTATTCAGATAAATTAATAGAATGGTTCATCAATCTGCTAAAAACTTTGAGTATTCCTCCTGAAGCCGTGAAAAATTTTAATTGGATGGGATTATTGCAGGACAACGCTAGAAATATTTCAGAATTAGTTATCGCCCTATCAAGCAAATTTGTATTGACGCTGGTTTTCTTGATGTTCATGATGTTAGAGGCTCCATACTTGCAGGAAAAAATAAATAAAGCCTTTGGACGCAATGCAGAGAGAGTCCAGAAAATTTTAAGCACTATTTCAGAACAGGTCAGCCGTTATTTAGGGACTCTTGCATTAATCAGCTTTGTTACGGGCGTTTGTGCGTGGATTGTCTTAACCGTTCTTGATGTGAGACTTGCTGCGGGCTGGGGTGTCTTGACGTTTTTGTTAAATTTCATTCCGACAGTAGGTTCAATTATTGCGACGATTCCGCCGGTTGTTATGGCAGTGATTCAATTTTCGCCGGGGTTGTTCAAGCCTGTATTAGTTCTTGTTTCACTCACAACGATTCAATTGACGATCGGAAATATTATCACACCCAAAGTAATGGGCGACAGGCTCGGAGTTAGTCCCGTTGTAATATTGCTTTCACTATTATTATGGGGAATGATATGGGGGATTCCGGGTGCTTTATTGTCAACGCCGATAGTCTCAATTATAAAAATTGTCTGCGAAAATATACCGTCATTGAATTTTATAGCGGTCTTAATCGGCAGCGGAGATTTTGTGAGAAGGAGTCCGGTAATTACTGAGAAAAACTCAAGAGTCCCCGAAATTACTTCAGCCGTGAAAGAAAAAATTGCCAACGCAGCAAAGAAAATCGGCAGAAAGAGTCAAGAGAAACGCAAATAA
- the rpe gene encoding ribulose-phosphate 3-epimerase yields MRKILLAPSLLGADPLNLAGAVESMRNNYDWLHLDIMDGHFVRNLSFGPETAAALRKRFTDSFIDVHLMIDRLEVILPLFIQVKPSLITIHAETESHLLHASLMQIKNAGIKCGISLCPPTPVRNIESVLNIADLVLIMSVTPGFGGQKLIDNSLDKVRELVSLREANKFNYLIEIDGGVNENNIIDIARAGCDVIVAGSAVFKNPDPGAWLAKIKEAVKF; encoded by the coding sequence ATGCGAAAAATTTTATTAGCACCGTCTTTATTAGGAGCAGACCCTTTAAACTTGGCCGGAGCAGTTGAGTCAATGCGCAATAATTATGACTGGCTTCACTTGGATATAATGGACGGTCATTTTGTGCGAAATTTATCATTTGGACCGGAGACAGCCGCGGCACTGCGCAAAAGATTCACGGATTCATTTATTGACGTTCATTTAATGATTGACAGACTCGAAGTAATTTTGCCGTTGTTCATTCAAGTAAAGCCATCACTAATTACTATACATGCAGAGACAGAATCGCATTTATTGCACGCGTCATTAATGCAGATCAAGAACGCCGGTATCAAATGCGGGATTTCGTTATGTCCTCCGACACCGGTTAGAAATATTGAGTCAGTGTTAAATATTGCTGATTTAGTGCTTATAATGTCAGTTACACCGGGATTCGGCGGGCAGAAATTGATTGATAACAGTCTCGATAAAGTCCGCGAACTTGTGAGTCTCAGAGAAGCAAACAAATTTAATTATTTAATCGAGATTGACGGCGGAGTAAATGAGAATAATATAATAGACATTGCGCGGGCCGGCTGTGATGTAATTGTCGCAGGGAGCGCAGTATTTAAGAATCCGGATCCCGGCGCGTGGCTCGCAAAAATAAAGGAGGCAGTCAAATTTTGA
- a CDS encoding RsmB/NOP family class I SAM-dependent RNA methyltransferase encodes MRGIEAALKILTENKDSGPFASESLRKLADREKMKAPDITLASSLIYIVMRRRELWEKIADEYLRAKESLPPEVYISVITGAGGILELRRFSEGVLINGIVEYLKRNKNFVKYSGLVNAVLHKIKESASGKPEKFKKSPSLEGRALWAGVPSWSLPVWMRTWSRQELNELFALMDMPSYSSLRVKPGKFDEVMQLLSSQEIQAVKSDISDALHLNESILPRNLPGFAEGLCTVQSEGSIIAASLVKKYYSGSGVILDMCSGRGVKAGQILQECDNAKIECWELSGNKSINAQNELQRLGVNERALMKVGDSLVLLPEDIPSFIILDSPCSCSGTWNRKPESKWRMDWKKLDGFASMQKKLLDRAINLCVSGGYVLYITCSLLKPENENVVADVLAKHDDCIEIPIDLRGQAFHRGRPYGLYIWPSSAWLDGFYCALILKR; translated from the coding sequence TTGCGCGGAATTGAAGCAGCTTTAAAGATTTTGACGGAAAATAAAGACTCCGGCCCCTTTGCGTCAGAGTCTCTCCGAAAACTTGCAGACCGTGAAAAAATGAAAGCTCCTGATATAACGCTTGCATCGTCGTTGATTTATATAGTAATGCGCAGGCGTGAGCTATGGGAAAAAATTGCAGATGAATATTTGCGCGCAAAAGAGTCCCTTCCTCCCGAAGTCTATATCAGCGTAATAACAGGTGCAGGCGGGATACTTGAGTTACGCAGATTTTCTGAAGGCGTGTTAATTAACGGCATTGTCGAATATCTCAAGCGCAATAAAAATTTTGTAAAATATTCCGGTCTCGTTAATGCAGTCTTGCACAAGATAAAGGAGTCAGCCTCAGGGAAACCCGAAAAATTCAAGAAATCGCCGAGTCTCGAAGGCCGCGCGCTTTGGGCTGGTGTTCCGTCGTGGTCATTGCCTGTTTGGATGCGCACATGGTCTCGTCAGGAATTGAACGAATTATTTGCGCTTATGGATATGCCGTCGTACTCGTCATTAAGGGTCAAGCCCGGAAAATTTGATGAAGTCATGCAGTTATTATCGAGTCAGGAGATTCAAGCTGTAAAATCTGATATTTCTGACGCTCTGCACCTTAACGAGTCAATTTTACCGCGAAATTTGCCGGGATTTGCTGAAGGTTTATGCACTGTTCAGTCGGAAGGCTCGATTATTGCTGCATCGCTCGTGAAAAAATATTATTCGGGTTCTGGAGTGATTCTCGATATGTGCTCAGGACGAGGAGTAAAGGCCGGGCAAATATTACAAGAGTGCGATAATGCAAAAATTGAGTGCTGGGAGCTTTCCGGCAATAAGTCAATTAATGCGCAGAATGAATTACAAAGATTAGGAGTCAATGAGCGTGCATTAATGAAGGTCGGTGATTCTCTCGTTCTTTTGCCTGAAGATATACCGAGCTTTATAATACTTGACTCGCCCTGTTCGTGTTCAGGGACATGGAATCGCAAGCCTGAGTCAAAATGGCGCATGGACTGGAAAAAATTAGACGGTTTTGCATCAATGCAGAAAAAATTACTAGATCGTGCTATAAATTTATGTGTGTCGGGCGGTTATGTGTTATATATTACGTGCAGCCTGTTGAAGCCCGAAAATGAAAATGTTGTTGCTGACGTTCTAGCAAAGCATGATGACTGTATTGAAATTCCGATAGATTTGCGCGGTCAGGCATTTCATCGTGGCAGACCCTACGGTTTATACATATGGCCGTCTAGTGCATGGCTTGACGGGTTTTACTGCGCGTTAATATTAAAGAGGTAG
- a CDS encoding PASTA domain-containing protein → MGKILKIVLLFVMMIIFASGGIAVYTVFLRPEVEGVVPDLRERSIVDAVAEAERLGFVVQVEYAASTLPEGRVLAQSPNSGVKSRKGQVIVLQVSQGGGELHAVPDVRGKTLADAQNLIKSQGFSLGDVIRIREPNTEAGKVIAQSPAFPANISSGRKIDLLVQEGSASNGNITIPDVNRMTEKEARTVLEAAGVKVQGVDRVYSPLLPEGLAIETKPAAGSAIKAGQSVILKLATQKRPAGFMDSDSNNPNVRRVTNQPQNQPAPAPAAPAKPANNNRVSVQVPGQEEVFIGDDYVTIPEPAPSRTQANNNNRTQTQTPAPSQPASTPAPAPASTGGSKTARIRYVVPPIARPMDLRIEITDPSGKRNVLSRQVRSGESINTTASYTNECVISIFLGGESVWQERQK, encoded by the coding sequence TTGGGAAAAATATTAAAAATTGTATTGTTATTCGTCATGATGATTATATTTGCGTCGGGTGGAATAGCTGTCTACACTGTATTTTTGCGGCCTGAAGTTGAGGGAGTTGTCCCGGATCTGCGCGAACGTTCTATAGTTGACGCTGTTGCAGAGGCTGAGAGACTCGGATTTGTCGTTCAGGTTGAGTACGCTGCGTCCACTTTGCCGGAGGGCCGAGTCCTTGCACAGTCGCCAAATTCCGGCGTTAAATCGCGTAAAGGTCAAGTCATTGTCTTGCAGGTGAGTCAAGGAGGCGGAGAACTTCACGCGGTCCCCGATGTCAGAGGCAAGACTTTAGCAGACGCGCAGAATTTAATAAAATCGCAGGGATTCTCATTAGGCGACGTAATAAGAATCAGAGAACCTAACACCGAAGCAGGAAAAGTAATCGCACAGAGTCCGGCATTTCCCGCAAATATTTCATCAGGGCGAAAAATTGATTTGTTAGTTCAAGAGGGCAGCGCGTCAAACGGAAATATTACGATTCCAGATGTTAATCGCATGACCGAGAAAGAAGCACGCACAGTTTTAGAGGCCGCCGGAGTAAAAGTTCAGGGAGTAGACAGAGTTTACAGCCCGTTATTGCCTGAAGGACTCGCAATTGAGACCAAGCCCGCCGCAGGAAGTGCAATAAAAGCAGGTCAAAGCGTAATATTAAAGCTCGCTACACAAAAACGTCCGGCAGGATTCATGGACTCTGACAGCAATAATCCGAACGTAAGGCGCGTAACTAATCAGCCTCAGAATCAGCCCGCACCAGCACCCGCAGCACCAGCCAAGCCCGCAAATAATAATCGAGTCAGCGTTCAAGTTCCAGGCCAAGAAGAAGTCTTTATCGGTGATGACTATGTAACGATTCCAGAGCCTGCGCCGTCAAGAACTCAAGCAAATAATAATAATCGCACGCAGACTCAGACTCCAGCACCTTCACAGCCTGCAAGCACACCCGCACCAGCTCCAGCAAGCACAGGAGGCAGCAAGACAGCTCGAATCCGTTATGTTGTACCGCCCATTGCCAGGCCTATGGACTTGCGAATCGAAATAACAGATCCGTCCGGAAAGAGAAACGTTTTGAGTCGTCAGGTAAGGAGCGGAGAAAGCATTAACACAACAGCAAGCTATACTAATGAGTGTGTGATAAGCATTTTCTTGGGCGGCGAGTCAGTTTGGCAGGAAAGGCAGAAATAA